From the Montipora capricornis isolate CH-2021 chromosome 2, ASM3666992v2, whole genome shotgun sequence genome, one window contains:
- the LOC138038259 gene encoding uncharacterized protein yields MITNHLMDYVFNEYSHLLTQLCQPWLSRDRLRHFAATIHDKGAPLENCWGFIDGTVRPLCKPDQNQRILYNGHKRVHGIKFQSVVTPNGLIASLFGPVEGRRHDSGMLVDSGLLQELSQYSFAPDGTPLCVYGDPAYPLRVHLQGPFKGANLTSAEELFNKAMSQVRVSVEWLFGDIVNYFAFLDFKKNLKIGLSPVGKMYIVCALLRNAHSCLYQSSTSKFFGIDPLQIQDYFN; encoded by the coding sequence ATGATTACAAACCATTTGATGGACTATGTATTCAATGAATATAGCCACCTACTCACACAGTTATGTCAGCCATGGCTTTCCAGGGACCGTCTCCGTCATTTTGCTGCCACTATACATGATAAGGGAGCTCCACTCGAAAATTGTTGGGGTTTCATAGATGGAACAGTGAGACCCCTATGTAAGCCAGATCAAAACCAGAGAATTCTCTATAACGGACATAAGAGGGTGCATGGGATAAAGTTTCAGTCCGTAGTTACACCAAATGGGCTTATCGCAAGTCTGTTTGGTCCAGTCGAGGGCAGGAGACACGATAGTGGTATGCTAGTTGACTCAGGACTTCTGCAAGAATTATCGCAGTACTCGTTTGCACCGGATGGGACACCCTTATGCGTTTACGGCGACCCTGCGTACCCTTTGCGTGTTCATTTACAAGGGCCCTTCAAAGGCGCTAATTTGACATCAGCAGAAGAACTGTTCAACAAGGCCATGAGCCAAGTCAGAGTTTCGGTAGAATGGCTATTTGGGGACATCGTGAACTACTTTGCATTCCTAGATttcaagaaaaacttaaaaatcgGCTTAAGTCCTGTTGGCAAAATGTACATTGTGTGTGCGCTCTTAAGAAACGCTCACAGTTGTCTTTATCAATCAAGTACTTCGAAGTTTTTTGGAATAGATCCACTCCAAATCCAGGACTATTTTAATTAG